One window of the Candidatus Chryseobacterium colombiense genome contains the following:
- a CDS encoding HD domain-containing protein, with translation MKIQKEIDFILAVDTLKNVQRRNYNADDTRRENTAEHSWQIIILAQILFPYAKNRADIDLLRVIRMLSIHDLVEIEAGDTFLFDEAAMVGKFEREKISAQKIFGILDEPLRTEFFNLWLEFEEEKTPDAIFACAIDRIMPFILNSHTSGKSWTEAGVTEKQIRNMLENAIVRASDEMGEAFHHLLNLSLESEKVLR, from the coding sequence ATGAAGATACAGAAGGAGATTGATTTTATCTTGGCAGTAGATACCCTGAAAAATGTACAAAGAAGAAATTATAACGCAGATGATACCAGAAGAGAAAATACGGCGGAACACTCATGGCAGATTATTATCTTAGCCCAGATTCTTTTTCCTTACGCGAAAAACAGGGCAGATATTGATTTATTAAGAGTCATAAGAATGCTTTCCATTCACGATTTGGTGGAAATAGAAGCCGGAGATACATTCTTATTTGATGAAGCAGCAATGGTGGGTAAATTTGAAAGAGAGAAAATTTCTGCTCAAAAGATTTTTGGAATTTTAGATGAACCTTTGCGTACAGAATTCTTTAATCTGTGGCTGGAATTCGAAGAAGAAAAAACTCCGGATGCTATTTTTGCCTGTGCGATCGACAGAATCATGCCTTTCATCCTGAATTCCCATACTTCAGGAAAAAGCTGGACAGAAGCCGGGGTAACGGAAAAACAAATCAGAAATATGCTGGAAAATGCCATTGTGAGAGCTTCTGATGAAATGGGAGAGGCGTTTCACCATTTATTAAATCTTAGCCTTGAATCTGAGAAAGTTTTGAGATAA